A window of the Calditerricola satsumensis genome harbors these coding sequences:
- a CDS encoding SepM family pheromone-processing serine protease codes for MSRGNVRALLKRLGIAVAVAAFLLVPVPYYVTKPGLAEPVHNVVRVEGARATDNGAFLFTTVSMMPGNVALYAIAALHPFYDALPKQQILAPHESPEEYTQRQLQEMRRSQENAEIVAFRKAGLPVTVRAVGVRVLEVLRAGAAADVLEPGDVIVRVGGRPVHTREELLEALKDRRVGETVRVAFLREGNAQEVSIRLKALPHQPGEAQRAGLGIVPATERSVTLPRRVTVNAGGIGGPSAGLMFALEILNQLEGRDWTKGYRIAGTGTIDESGRVGPVGGVHQKVWAAASAGADIFFAPAEAPPGERSNAEVAREAAARLGGKLRVVPVRTIDDALRFLAALPPKTDAGPDEGA; via the coding sequence ATGAGCCGCGGGAACGTGCGGGCGCTGCTCAAGCGGCTGGGCATCGCGGTGGCCGTCGCGGCGTTTCTGCTCGTGCCCGTGCCGTACTACGTCACCAAGCCGGGCCTTGCCGAGCCCGTGCACAACGTGGTGCGCGTCGAGGGCGCCCGCGCGACGGACAACGGCGCGTTTCTCTTCACCACCGTGTCGATGATGCCGGGAAACGTGGCACTGTATGCCATTGCCGCCCTCCATCCGTTTTACGACGCCCTCCCGAAACAGCAGATCCTCGCCCCCCACGAGTCGCCGGAAGAGTATACCCAGCGCCAGCTGCAGGAGATGCGCCGGTCGCAGGAAAACGCCGAGATCGTCGCCTTTCGCAAAGCCGGCCTGCCGGTTACGGTGCGGGCTGTCGGGGTCCGCGTGCTCGAGGTGCTGCGCGCCGGCGCGGCGGCGGACGTGCTGGAACCGGGCGACGTCATCGTCCGCGTAGGCGGCCGCCCGGTGCACACGCGCGAGGAACTGCTTGAGGCGCTCAAGGATCGCCGCGTCGGCGAGACGGTCCGCGTCGCCTTCCTACGGGAGGGAAACGCGCAGGAAGTCTCCATCCGCCTGAAGGCCCTGCCGCATCAGCCGGGCGAGGCGCAGCGGGCAGGGCTGGGCATCGTGCCGGCCACCGAGCGGTCCGTCACCCTGCCGCGCCGCGTGACGGTGAACGCGGGCGGCATTGGCGGGCCCTCGGCTGGCCTCATGTTTGCCTTGGAAATCCTCAACCAGCTGGAAGGGCGCGATTGGACGAAGGGTTACCGCATCGCCGGAACGGGCACGATCGACGAGTCGGGCCGCGTCGGTCCTGTTGGCGGGGTGCACCAAAAGGTGTGGGCGGCGGCGAGCGCCGGCGCGGACATCTTTTTTGCCCCGGCCGAAGCGCCCCCGGGCGAACGGTCCAATGCCGAGGTGGCCCGGGAGGCCGCCGCACGCTTGGGCGGCAAGCTGCGCGTCGTGCCGGTGCGGACGATCGACGACGCGTTGCGCTTCTTGGCGGCGCTGCCGCCGAAAACGGACGCAGGGCCGGACGAAGGGGCGTGA
- a CDS encoding patatin-like phospholipase family protein yields the protein MKTVGNAKIGLALGAGGARGMAHIGVLKVLEERGIRPHCIAGSSMGSLVGVLYANDLNLSLLERLAIQLRRKHWLDMTVPKLGFVAGEKVKQLVRLLTHGKNLEDLSLPVAVVATDLERGERVVFRTGPIDQAVRASMSIPGIFVPERIDGRLYVDGAVTDRLPVDVVRDMGADFIIAVDVTPFQLSTRIQSIFDVIAQTIDILEKEVNQSRVLHADVVIRPDVGRFSSTAFTNIAEIIAEGEKAARAMIDEIEEKLRRWEGTR from the coding sequence GTGAAGACGGTGGGGAACGCGAAAATCGGTTTGGCCCTGGGGGCCGGGGGCGCGCGGGGCATGGCGCACATCGGCGTCCTCAAGGTTCTCGAGGAACGGGGCATTCGGCCGCACTGCATCGCCGGCTCCAGCATGGGCAGCCTGGTGGGGGTGCTGTATGCCAACGACCTAAACTTGTCCTTGCTGGAGCGCCTCGCCATTCAGCTGCGCCGCAAGCATTGGCTGGACATGACCGTGCCCAAGTTGGGGTTTGTGGCCGGCGAAAAGGTGAAGCAGCTCGTTCGCCTCCTCACCCACGGCAAGAACCTCGAGGACTTGTCCCTCCCGGTGGCGGTGGTGGCCACGGACTTGGAGCGCGGCGAGCGGGTGGTGTTTCGCACGGGGCCCATCGACCAGGCGGTGCGCGCCAGCATGTCGATCCCCGGCATCTTCGTCCCCGAGCGCATTGACGGGCGCCTCTATGTGGACGGCGCCGTGACCGACCGCCTGCCCGTCGATGTCGTGCGCGACATGGGCGCCGATTTCATCATCGCCGTTGACGTGACGCCGTTTCAGCTTTCGACGCGCATCCAGTCCATTTTTGACGTCATCGCGCAGACGATCGACATCCTGGAAAAGGAAGTGAACCAGAGCCGCGTGCTGCACGCGGACGTGGTCATTCGCCCCGACGTGGGGCGGTTCAGCTCCACGGCCTTCACCAACATCGCCGAAATCATCGCCGAGGGCGAAAAGGCGGCGCGGGCGATGATCGACGAGATCGAAGAGAAGCTGCGCCGATGGGAGGGCACCCGATGA
- the ylbJ gene encoding sporulation integral membrane protein YlbJ, which translates to MPKRSPLRTGLFGGLVLVVAACLVVAPKPALEASLRGLTIWWDIVFPALLPFLIVSEVLVAFGLAHFCGVLLEPFMRPLFNVPGTGALVLTMGFSSGYPVCAKMATRLAEEGLLTRSEAERLIAFATTADPLFIGGAVAVGFLHHPAAAGFLAAVHYGTALLIGVAMRFYDRHGARTVYRPPQGGWLLLRALRAMHQAREADRRPLGQVLGDAVWSSLQTLLMIGGFIILFSVLLDLLTRSGGAALLRAALALVLSPLGVPADLLPAFVAGTFEVTMGTRIASEAMATVSTPAVLASVSALLAWGGLSIHAQVASIVSAMGLRLKPYLIARVVHAVLSWLVAWWVSARWLPHALPVWTPIVPWAPQTGHLAGGWLQWGKATLLFALALALLGLAAFVGSRPFRRLRRR; encoded by the coding sequence ATGCCCAAACGCTCACCGCTGCGAACCGGCCTGTTTGGTGGCTTGGTGCTCGTCGTCGCCGCTTGCCTGGTTGTCGCGCCCAAGCCCGCTCTCGAAGCGTCCCTGCGGGGGCTGACCATCTGGTGGGACATTGTCTTTCCCGCTTTGCTGCCGTTCTTGATCGTGTCGGAAGTGCTCGTCGCGTTCGGATTGGCCCACTTTTGCGGCGTGCTCCTCGAGCCGTTTATGCGACCGCTCTTCAACGTGCCGGGAACCGGCGCCCTCGTGCTGACGATGGGCTTTTCCTCCGGCTATCCCGTGTGCGCCAAAATGGCCACGCGCCTTGCCGAGGAGGGACTGCTCACCCGCTCGGAAGCGGAACGGCTGATCGCCTTCGCCACCACGGCCGACCCGTTGTTCATCGGCGGTGCCGTGGCCGTCGGCTTTCTCCACCACCCCGCCGCCGCCGGATTTCTCGCCGCCGTGCACTACGGAACCGCCCTCCTGATCGGCGTGGCGATGCGCTTTTACGATCGCCACGGCGCGCGGACGGTCTACCGCCCGCCCCAAGGAGGCTGGCTCCTCCTGCGCGCCCTCCGCGCCATGCACCAGGCGCGGGAGGCCGACCGGCGGCCCCTGGGGCAAGTGCTGGGCGACGCCGTCTGGTCGTCGCTGCAAACCCTGCTGATGATTGGCGGGTTTATCATCCTGTTTTCCGTGCTGCTCGACCTGCTCACCCGGTCCGGGGGCGCCGCGCTGCTGAGGGCGGCGCTCGCCCTCGTCTTGTCGCCCCTCGGGGTTCCGGCCGACCTCCTGCCGGCCTTTGTCGCCGGCACCTTCGAGGTAACCATGGGCACGCGCATCGCCTCCGAGGCCATGGCCACCGTGTCCACCCCGGCGGTCCTCGCGTCGGTCAGCGCCCTTCTGGCGTGGGGCGGCCTATCCATTCACGCCCAGGTGGCGAGCATCGTCAGCGCGATGGGTCTGCGCCTCAAGCCCTACCTGATCGCCCGCGTCGTGCACGCTGTCCTGTCCTGGCTGGTGGCGTGGTGGGTGAGTGCGCGCTGGCTGCCGCACGCCCTGCCGGTGTGGACCCCCATCGTGCCATGGGCGCCGCAAACGGGGCATCTGGCCGGTGGCTGGCTGCAATGGGGGAAAGCAACCCTTCTCTTCGCCTTGGCCCTCGCGCTGCTCGGCCTAGCGGCGTTCGTCGGCTCGCGGCCCTTTCGCCGCCTGCGCCGGCGCTGA
- the coaD gene encoding pantetheine-phosphate adenylyltransferase has product MIVAVYPGSFDPVTYGHLDIIQRGAKVFDKVIVAVLRNRNKTPLFTVEERVELLKAVTQDIPNVEVDFFHGLLVDYMRQKGARVIIKGLRAVSDFEYEMQMASINRKLNDEVETFFMMTNNQYSFLSSSIVKEVARFGGPVNDLVPPIVEEALRRKYAELAAEASAPAQAAKGPRADERR; this is encoded by the coding sequence GTGATCGTTGCCGTGTATCCCGGCAGTTTCGATCCCGTCACCTATGGCCATTTGGACATCATTCAGCGGGGCGCCAAGGTGTTCGACAAGGTGATTGTCGCCGTGCTGCGCAATCGGAACAAGACGCCGCTGTTTACAGTGGAAGAGCGGGTGGAGCTCTTGAAGGCGGTCACGCAGGACATTCCCAACGTTGAGGTGGACTTTTTCCACGGACTGCTCGTGGACTACATGCGCCAGAAGGGGGCGCGGGTGATCATCAAGGGGCTGCGGGCGGTCTCCGATTTCGAGTACGAGATGCAGATGGCGTCCATCAATCGTAAATTGAACGACGAAGTGGAAACCTTTTTTATGATGACGAACAACCAATACTCGTTCCTCAGCTCCAGCATCGTGAAGGAGGTGGCCCGCTTCGGCGGGCCGGTGAACGACCTGGTGCCGCCGATCGTGGAGGAGGCCCTGCGCCGCAAGTACGCCGAGCTGGCCGCCGAGGCGTCAGCGCCGGCGCAGGCGGCGAAAGGGCCGCGAGCCGACGAACGCCGCTAG
- the rsmD gene encoding 16S rRNA (guanine(966)-N(2))-methyltransferase RsmD encodes MRVIAGRLKGRRLASVPGTDTRPTTDRVKEALFNIIGPYFSGGWGLDLYAGTGALGIEGLSRGLERVVFVDANPRAVRVIRTNLEALGLTAQADVYRADARRALVELGRRGVRFDVLFLDPPYANQRIAEDLAEAAARGIVKDGAVAAAEHHRSVELPARIGRFVKVKTSLYGDTALSVFRYEEEKEKNHCGNSGEEDEEKGELT; translated from the coding sequence ATGCGCGTCATTGCCGGGCGCTTGAAGGGACGCCGCCTCGCGTCCGTTCCCGGGACGGACACCCGGCCGACGACGGACCGGGTGAAGGAAGCCCTCTTCAACATCATCGGTCCGTACTTTTCCGGCGGTTGGGGGCTCGACCTGTACGCCGGAACCGGCGCGCTGGGCATCGAGGGGCTCAGCCGCGGGCTGGAGCGTGTCGTCTTTGTCGACGCAAACCCGCGGGCCGTTCGCGTCATCCGCACCAACCTCGAGGCGCTGGGGCTCACCGCGCAGGCGGACGTGTACAGAGCCGACGCCCGCCGCGCCCTGGTCGAACTGGGGCGGCGCGGGGTTCGCTTTGACGTGCTGTTTCTTGACCCGCCGTACGCCAACCAGCGCATTGCCGAGGATCTGGCCGAGGCCGCCGCGCGCGGCATCGTGAAGGACGGCGCGGTGGCGGCGGCCGAACACCACCGATCGGTGGAATTGCCGGCGCGCATCGGGCGGTTCGTGAAAGTGAAAACGAGCCTTTACGGCGATACGGCGCTGTCCGTGTTTCGCTACGAAGAGGAGAAGGAGAAAAACCATTGCGGCAATTCCGGTGAGGAAGACGAGGAAAAGGGGGAGTTGACGTGA
- a CDS encoding class II aldolase/adducin family protein, with protein sequence MRFRVFGRQSSARTARFGHLLQQVLVRHGWEPLKEGEDEAVKLVVHFLDADAPRPYRRKAQATFVVGVVELSRRPANVLTAAYPLLVRSLSNLLIVLTAEENRPETYFITLEQGCYPIGECPDPEVYMERVWARLAPLATAQLVIDNRFEPDLPPQLWEGDERTAALREAGRRLAAWDVLPAPFPLEELLDPRDLRHVKRLFGIGGLSYGNLSARRDETTFWMSASGVNKADLREIGRDILLVKGYDEAANAIVLSVPPHIEPRRVSVDAIEHWMIYQENPEVGAIVHVHAWMEGIPSTEINYPCGTRELAQEVARCIRRAPDPSRAVVGLKNHGITVTGPSLEDIFARLEGKLIRQVPMT encoded by the coding sequence ATGCGCTTTCGCGTTTTCGGTCGCCAAAGCAGCGCCCGCACGGCCCGCTTCGGCCATCTCCTGCAGCAGGTGCTGGTTCGACACGGATGGGAGCCGCTGAAGGAAGGGGAGGACGAGGCGGTCAAGTTGGTGGTCCATTTTCTCGACGCCGACGCGCCGCGCCCCTATCGCCGCAAGGCCCAGGCCACCTTTGTGGTGGGCGTCGTCGAGCTTTCCCGGCGCCCGGCCAATGTGCTCACGGCGGCCTATCCCCTGCTGGTGCGTTCGCTTTCCAATCTGCTCATCGTGCTCACGGCGGAGGAGAACCGACCGGAGACCTATTTCATCACACTGGAGCAGGGGTGCTACCCGATCGGCGAGTGCCCCGACCCCGAGGTGTACATGGAGCGGGTATGGGCCCGCCTGGCGCCGCTTGCCACGGCGCAGCTCGTCATCGACAACCGGTTTGAGCCGGACCTGCCGCCCCAGCTGTGGGAGGGGGATGAGCGGACGGCTGCGCTGCGCGAAGCCGGCCGGCGGCTTGCGGCATGGGACGTGCTGCCGGCCCCCTTTCCGCTCGAGGAGCTGCTCGATCCCCGCGACCTGCGCCACGTCAAGCGGCTGTTCGGGATTGGCGGCCTCAGCTACGGCAACCTCAGCGCGCGGCGCGACGAAACGACGTTCTGGATGAGCGCCAGCGGCGTCAACAAGGCCGATTTGCGCGAGATCGGCCGCGACATCCTCCTTGTCAAGGGCTACGACGAAGCCGCCAACGCCATCGTCTTGAGCGTGCCGCCGCACATCGAGCCGCGGCGGGTGTCGGTGGACGCCATCGAGCACTGGATGATCTACCAGGAGAACCCCGAGGTGGGGGCCATCGTCCACGTGCACGCGTGGATGGAGGGGATCCCGTCGACGGAGATCAATTACCCGTGCGGCACGCGGGAACTGGCGCAGGAAGTGGCCAGGTGCATCCGTCGCGCGCCGGACCCGTCCCGCGCGGTGGTCGGCCTCAAAAACCACGGCATCACCGTAACCGGCCCGTCGCTGGAGGACATCTTCGCGCGCCTCGAAGGCAAGCTGATCCGTCAGGTGCCCATGACATAA